Proteins encoded by one window of Muntiacus reevesi chromosome 6, mMunRee1.1, whole genome shotgun sequence:
- the LOC136171078 gene encoding endogenous retrovirus group K member 13-1 Env polyprotein-like yields the protein MNADVFWAYVPDPPLLQPVGWEMSSVPVYVNDTVLLGGFSDKHIFPQNANISYTGSSSQLPMCFFRNHNVSGCLTVTDAQYFGYDYDHDRHNWIVDIPSITRSTGFARRVNGTGPKDIPFCGLGVEGRYIAVPWKLCRDETATVYSITNDTHSLWDWSPDSNRNPGREGSRQLAARIWNLGGSTVYQTEIWKLLAAFGTDGTRLQTRGKIKGVLSWRAYWWNETWRFPRACVPYPFMILVGFVTLSKNASLYHVHCFNCTLTNCIRGMENNSGALIVKQPPFVMMPVNLTEPWYEESGLELWNKVRTALARPRRGIGLIILGVVTLITLIASAVTASVSLAQSVHTANIVDDLAKNTSKALGVQEDIDRKLEDRLNALYDAVRFLGGEVQGLKLRTKIRCHANYRWICVTPKIYNNTETPWNKIKLHLDGIWYNENISLDLLQLHQEILDIENAPRASMDLAKNAEEFVNSLFSNFPSITSLWHLFSGVVAVLLVFALFVCIAPCIIKKFITELWDIKAVLHSNYLRQKNQACPFTK from the coding sequence ATGAACGCTGATGTCTTCTGGGCATATGTTCCTGATCCCCCTCTTTTGCAGCCTGTCGGATGGGAAATGAGTTCTGTTCCTGTGTATGTGAATGACACAGTACTTTTGGGGGGGTtttctgataaacatattttCCCGCAGAATGCCAACATTTCTTATACTGGATCCTCTTCACAATTACCAATGTGCTTTTTCCGAAATCATAATGTTTCAGGATGTCTTACTGTTACAGATGCACAATACTTTGGTTATGATTACGACCATGACCGCCATAATTGGATAGTGGATATTCCTAGTATTACGAGATCCACAGGATTTGCACGACGAGTCAATGGAACCGGACCTAAAGACATTCCATTTTGTGGCCTGGGGGTAGAAGGACGATATATAGCTGTGCCATGGAAACTTTGTAGAGATGAGACTGCTACTGTATATTCTATTACTAATGACACACATTCCCTTTGGGACTGGTCGCCAGACTCCAACAGGAACCCCGGAAGGGAAGGCAGCAGACAACTTGCAGCCAGAATTTGGAATCTTGGCGGTTCCACGGTGTATCAGACTGAAATATGGAAGCTGTTGGCTGCTTTCGGAACAGATGGGACCCGTTTGCAGACCAGAGGGAAGATCAAAGGAGTACTATCCTGGAGAGCATATTGGTGGAATGAGACTTGGAGATTTCCTCGGGCCTGTGTACCCTATCCCTTTATGATCCTTGTTGGCTTTGTGACTCTTTCTAAAAATGCTAGCCTATATcatgttcattgttttaattgtaccCTGACTAATTGTATAAGAGGTATGGAAAATAATTCTGGGGCTTTGATAGTCAAACAACCGCCCTTCGTCATGATGCCTGTGAACCTTACTGAACCTTGGTATGAGGAGTCAGGGCTTGAGCTATGGAATAAGGTGCGTACAGCCCTTGCTAGGCCACGAAGGGGGATAGGATTAATAATTCTGGGAGTAGTAACTCTTATAACTTTGATTGCTTCTGCTGTTACTGCTTCTGTATCTTTAGCTCAATCTGTGCATACTGCTAATATTGTAGATGATTTGGCAAAGAACACTTCAAAAGCCTTAGGAGTTCAAGaagatatagatagaaaattagagGATAGGCTAAATGCGCTTTATGATGCAGTAAGATTTTTGGGAGGAGAAGTGCAAGGGTTAAAGCTAAGAACAAAAATTAGATGTCATGCTAATTATCGTTGGATCTGTGTAActccaaaaatttataataatactgagaccccttggaataagataaaattacatttagatgGTATTTGGTATAATGAAAACATCTCCTTGGATCTATTACAACTTCATCAGGAAATTCTTGATATAGAAAATGCTCCTCGGGCTAGTATGGATTTGgcaaaaaatgctgaagagtttgttaacagtttgttttccaattttccctcGATTACCTCACTTTGGCATCTTTTTTCAGGGGTCGTGGCTGTGCTCCTAGTGTTTGCGCTTTTTGTGTGCATTGCTCCttgtatcataaagaaattcATTACAGAGTTGTGGGACATCAAGGCTGTCCTACACAGTAATTACTTACGCCAAAAGAATCAGGCGTGCccttttactaaataa